A section of the Labrus bergylta chromosome 21, fLabBer1.1, whole genome shotgun sequence genome encodes:
- the msl1b gene encoding male-specific lethal 1 homolog isoform X1 — protein sequence MTLRATLFPNTGLKQDTDTVDFGKKHFGAATVSPVSLKRESRDFVFDVQNVQGGEIPSKSKNLEQNYMTSKVSLAATVAERVQGVGILSPVRQMGGEGTPVKGKPLSADNMDNTQMTVNNNPKDGGADDSAKGVVPGVLGTASIELSSEGKWRNIRKTPANPHTQANCLRQILLLQLDLIEQQQQQLQSKDKEIDELKSDKETLLARIERMERRLQLTRKDPPRDKRLFQPLEPWTPDKEDMWDLDTEESQQPNQATPLPFSRGGKGQKRKSCFGDPKVQKSRGKSSKLSPQKSELQPGSPNQRELRSKETPESLVPMRSGSDRDIMLPCKEEPELSCQMEDLPFMSTTEMYLCCWNQPPLSPLRETSPKKEEEVASEWTPHVVHDMLIVFPSWRENPIEPLEEEDDSGNPAEPLDDGVFLKRHMKLELDEKRRKRWDIQRIREQRMFQRLQQRMNRKKVVTETEPELSSFYPDTEDVETIVITPFLPVVAFGRPLPKMSQQNFELPWLDDRSRCRIEVPKKHTPHRTCRK from the exons ATGACTCTGAGAGCCACGCTGTTTCCAAACACAGGGTTAAAGCAGGACACTGACACCGTCGACTTTGGCAAAAAGCATTTCGGGGCCGCCACTGTGAGTCCTGTGAGCTTAAAGAGGGAGTCCCGGGACTTCGTTTTCGATGTTCAAAACGTGCAGGGGGGCGAGATCCCGAGCAAATCAAAGAACTTAGAGCAGAATTATATGACCAGCAAAGTTTCCCTCGCTGCCACAGTTGCAGAACGAGTTCAAGGAGTGGGGATTTTGTCCCCTGTCAGACAAATGGGGGGTGAGGGAACCCCGGTGAAAGGTAAACCCCTCTCTGCTGACAACATGGATAACACTCAGATGACTGTGAACAATAACCCCAAGGATGGTGGTGCTGATGACAGTGCAAAGGGGGTTGTCCCTGGAGTCCTTGGCACTGCATCCATTGAACTCTCGTCTGAGGGCAAGTGGAGGAACATCAGGAAGACCCCTGCAAATCCCCACACGCAGGCCAATTGCCTCCGgcagatcctcctcctccaactgGACCTCATCgagcaacagcaacaacagctgcaGTCAAAGGACAAGGAGATCGATGAGCTCAAATCAGACAAGGAGACG ctgcTTGCACGTATTGAGCGCATGGAGCGTCGCCTGCAGCTCACAAGGAAAGACCCACCACGTGACAAGCGCCTCTTCCAGCCCCTGGAGCCATGGACCCCCGACAAAGAGGACATGTGGGATCTGGACACAGAGGAGAGTCAGCAACCCAACCAAGCCACTCCACTCCCCTTTAGTCGAGGTGGCAAGggtcaaaaaag GAAATCTTGCTTTGGAGATCCAAAAGTCCAGAAATCTCGGGGTAAAAGTTCAAAGCTCAGCCCCCAGAAATCGGAGCTTCAGCCGGGCTCTCCCAATCAGAGAGAGCTGCGCAGTAAGGAAACCCCAGAGAGTCTAGTCCCTATGCGGTCAGGGTCCGACAGGGACATTATGCTCCCGTGCAAAGAGGAGCCTGAGCTGAGCTGTCAGATGGAAGATCTGCCCTTCATGTCTACTACAGAGATGTACCTCTGCTGCTGGAACCAACCTCCTCTGTCCCCTCTGCGGGAGACTTCCCctaaaaaggaagaagaggtgGCCAGTGAGTGGACTCCTCATGTAGTACATGATATGCTGATTGTTT TTCCATCATGGAGGGAAAATCCCATCGagcccctggaggaggaggacgactcCGGTAACCCCGCAGAG CCGCTGGACGACGGTGTGTTCCTGAAACGCCACATGAAGCTGGAGTTGGatgagaagaggagaaaaag atggGACATCCAGCGAATCAGAGAGCAGCGGATGTTTCAGCGCCTGCAGCAACGCATGAACAGAAAGAAAGTCGTCACAGAGACCGAGCCGGAGCTTTCGTCCTTCTACCCCGACACTGAAGATG tTGAAACTATCGTGATCACTCCCTTCTTGCCCGTGGTTGCGTTTGGCCGGCCGTTGCCTAAAATGTCACAACA
- the msl1b gene encoding male-specific lethal 1 homolog isoform X2 yields the protein MTLRATLFPNTGLKQDTDTVDFGKKHFGAATVSPVSLKRESRDFVFDVQNVQGGEIPSKSKNLEQNYMTSKVSLAATVAERVQGVGILSPVRQMGGEGTPVKGKPLSADNMDNTQMTVNNNPKDGGADDSAKGVVPGVLGTASIELSSEGKWRNIRKTPANPHTQANCLRQILLLQLDLIEQQQQQLQSKDKEIDELKSDKETLLARIERMERRLQLTRKDPPRDKRLFQPLEPWTPDKEDMWDLDTEESQQPNQATPLPFSRGGKGQKRKSCFGDPKVQKSRGKSSKLSPQKSELQPGSPNQRELRSKETPESLVPMRSGSDRDIMLPCKEEPELSCQMEDLPFMSTTEMYLCCWNQPPLSPLRETSPKKEEEVAIPSWRENPIEPLEEEDDSGNPAEPLDDGVFLKRHMKLELDEKRRKRWDIQRIREQRMFQRLQQRMNRKKVVTETEPELSSFYPDTEDVETIVITPFLPVVAFGRPLPKMSQQNFELPWLDDRSRCRIEVPKKHTPHRTCRK from the exons ATGACTCTGAGAGCCACGCTGTTTCCAAACACAGGGTTAAAGCAGGACACTGACACCGTCGACTTTGGCAAAAAGCATTTCGGGGCCGCCACTGTGAGTCCTGTGAGCTTAAAGAGGGAGTCCCGGGACTTCGTTTTCGATGTTCAAAACGTGCAGGGGGGCGAGATCCCGAGCAAATCAAAGAACTTAGAGCAGAATTATATGACCAGCAAAGTTTCCCTCGCTGCCACAGTTGCAGAACGAGTTCAAGGAGTGGGGATTTTGTCCCCTGTCAGACAAATGGGGGGTGAGGGAACCCCGGTGAAAGGTAAACCCCTCTCTGCTGACAACATGGATAACACTCAGATGACTGTGAACAATAACCCCAAGGATGGTGGTGCTGATGACAGTGCAAAGGGGGTTGTCCCTGGAGTCCTTGGCACTGCATCCATTGAACTCTCGTCTGAGGGCAAGTGGAGGAACATCAGGAAGACCCCTGCAAATCCCCACACGCAGGCCAATTGCCTCCGgcagatcctcctcctccaactgGACCTCATCgagcaacagcaacaacagctgcaGTCAAAGGACAAGGAGATCGATGAGCTCAAATCAGACAAGGAGACG ctgcTTGCACGTATTGAGCGCATGGAGCGTCGCCTGCAGCTCACAAGGAAAGACCCACCACGTGACAAGCGCCTCTTCCAGCCCCTGGAGCCATGGACCCCCGACAAAGAGGACATGTGGGATCTGGACACAGAGGAGAGTCAGCAACCCAACCAAGCCACTCCACTCCCCTTTAGTCGAGGTGGCAAGggtcaaaaaag GAAATCTTGCTTTGGAGATCCAAAAGTCCAGAAATCTCGGGGTAAAAGTTCAAAGCTCAGCCCCCAGAAATCGGAGCTTCAGCCGGGCTCTCCCAATCAGAGAGAGCTGCGCAGTAAGGAAACCCCAGAGAGTCTAGTCCCTATGCGGTCAGGGTCCGACAGGGACATTATGCTCCCGTGCAAAGAGGAGCCTGAGCTGAGCTGTCAGATGGAAGATCTGCCCTTCATGTCTACTACAGAGATGTACCTCTGCTGCTGGAACCAACCTCCTCTGTCCCCTCTGCGGGAGACTTCCCctaaaaaggaagaagaggtgGCCA TTCCATCATGGAGGGAAAATCCCATCGagcccctggaggaggaggacgactcCGGTAACCCCGCAGAG CCGCTGGACGACGGTGTGTTCCTGAAACGCCACATGAAGCTGGAGTTGGatgagaagaggagaaaaag atggGACATCCAGCGAATCAGAGAGCAGCGGATGTTTCAGCGCCTGCAGCAACGCATGAACAGAAAGAAAGTCGTCACAGAGACCGAGCCGGAGCTTTCGTCCTTCTACCCCGACACTGAAGATG tTGAAACTATCGTGATCACTCCCTTCTTGCCCGTGGTTGCGTTTGGCCGGCCGTTGCCTAAAATGTCACAACA
- the snf8 gene encoding vacuolar-sorting protein SNF8, protein MRRGVGAGAIAKKKLAEAKYKERGNVLAEDQIVQMSKQLETFKSNLEEFASKHKQEIRKSSQFRVQFQEMCATIGVDPLASGKGFWSEMLGVGDFYYELGVQIIEVCLALKHRNGGLITLDELHQRVLKGRGKYAQDVSQDDLVRAIKKLKVMGSGFGMIPVGGSYLVQSVPAELNMDHTVVLQLAEKKGYVTVSEIKGSLKWEKERACHVLDHLLKEGLAWLDSQAPGEAQYWLPALFSELTHRDVTPEEANQMTP, encoded by the exons atgcGGAGAGGTGTCGGTGCAGGAGCCATCGCCAAGAAGAAGCTCGCAGAG GCCAAATATAAGGAAAGAGGAAATGTTCTTGCAGAGGACCAGATTGTCCAA aTGTCGAAGCAGTTGGAGACCTTCAAGTCAAACTTGGAGGAGTTCGcgagcaaacacaaacaagaaatcCGAAAGAGCTCCCAGTTCAGGGTTCAGTTTCAGGAAATGTGTGCCACCATCGGAGTTGACCCCCTCGCCT CTGGAAAAGGTTTTTGGTCTGAGATGCTTGGCGTTGGTGACTTCTATTATGAGCTCGGAGTACAGATTATTGAAGTGTGCCTGGCCCTGAAACACAGAAATGGAG GGCTTATTACTTTGGATGAACTTCATCAGAGAGTGCTGAAGGGCAGAGGGAAATACGCTCAGGATGTGAGCCA AGATGACTTGGTGAGAGCCATAAAGAAGTTGAAGGTGATGGGGAGCGGCTTTGGGATGATACCTGTTGGTGGTTCTTATCTGGTCCAATCAGTACCAGCAGAACTCAACATGGATCACACCGTCGTTCTACAGCTGGCTGAG aAAAAGGGCTATGTCACCGTGAGTGAGATCAAGGGCAGTCTGAAATGGGAAAAGGAACGGGCGTGTCATGTCCTG GATCACCTGCTGAAGGAAGGCCTGGCCTGGCTGGACTCTCAGGCCCCCGGAGAGGCTCAGTACTGGCTGCCCGCTCTCTTCTCTGAGCTCACCCACCGTGATGTCACGCCCGAGGAGGCCAATCAGATGACGCCTTGA
- the calcoco2 gene encoding calcium-binding and coiled-coil domain-containing protein 2 isoform X2 → MESSTEAADSAAHTFSQVVFTDIPHTYPPSTSVTCCFNLTASFQPNSRDWVGVFKVGWSTTKDYHTFVWVEPCVDVEGQQSVTRQAVFKDYYLPKDENEFYQFCYVDNSGQVRGASTPFCFRNPVDMSLEIIPEDDLLVITTQDQVDQSVREKAELQRELDQKMAENETLRTALKQEQQEAAKWKEQKETDEKEKSQLVKELDQMMNQNKDLNNSLRQQLKENEELMVKMGDQLTEQMQQDQQLEEMQLKKLSDSLSGDGGASDKEKHAQEKYDRAVAKINQLKAEREELRGKVDTQSLEVTTLNSKVREQERELLKIKDSVQLLQVDLQTSEKEKERLQTVACNTDDLKRENQELTRRLSQMEKLQSYPDDDLRGEIQALGGKLHDTQGKLAAEREEARTAKRKAQILEGELQDVREQLRKVSSIYEEAQRMTSKLELKFNDAHELILEKDCIIEEKDDIIKLETQEKEELARENQSLMRDIEGLRRLNTELQASPHVKPPQAQPEASFPPGTAAATPEWEELETPEQEEHQYETIASIANPEDEPSLVCRHCQESFPGITPEELEQHEQSHRVCPFCTMICDTMEQAVFEDHVYGHEL, encoded by the exons GTTGGGTGGAGCACAACAAAAGACTATCATACCTTCGTGTGGGTGGAGCCATGTGTTGACGTTGAAGGCCAGCAGTCCGTGACAAGGCAAGCTGTTTTTAAGG ATTACTACCTGCCCAAAGATGAGAATGAGTTTTACCAGTTCTGCTACGTGGACAATAGCGGCCAAGTGCGAGGAGCGAGCACCCCGTTCTGTTTCAGAAACCCGGTGGACATGAGCCTGGAGATCATTCCTGAAGACGACCTCCTGGTTATAACAACACAG gaTCAGGTCGATCAGAGCGTACGGGAGAAAGCTGAACTGCAGAGAGAGCTGGATCAGAAAATggctgaaaatgaaaccttaaGAACCGCTCTGAAGCAGGAGCAGCAAGAAGCCGCCAAATGGAAG GAGCAGAAGGAAACGGACGAGAAAGAAAAGAGCCAGCTGGTCAAAGAACTGGATCAAATGATGAATCAGAATAAAGACTtgaataacagcttacggcaaCAGCTGAAGGAAAACGAAGAGTTGatg GTGAAGATGGGCGACCAGCTGACAGAGCAGATGCAGCAGGATCAACAGCTCGAGGAGATGCAGCTGAAAAAACTCAGCGACAGCTTGAGTGGAGACGGAGGAGCGAGCGACAAAGAG aAACACGCTCAGGAGAAATACGACCGCGCCGTGGCAAAGATCAACCAGCTGAAAGCAGAGCGCGAGGAGCTGAGGGGAAAAGTTGACACTCAAAGTTTAGAGGTTACAAC GCTCAACTCCAAAGTCAGAGAACAAGAACGAGAGCtgttgaaaataaaagacagcGTCCAGCTCCTACAG GTGGACCTTCAGACCagtgagaaagagaaggagaggctGCAAACCGTTGCATGTAACACGGACGACCTGAAGAGAGAAAACCAGGAGTTAACTAGGAGACTGTCACAGATGGAGAAGCTGCAGAGCTATCCCGATGACGACCTGAGG GGGGAGATTCAGGCGCTTGGCGGAAAGCTTCATGACACTCAGGGGAAGTTAGCGGCTGAGAGGGAAGAGGCAAGAACCGCAAAGAGGAAGGCGCAGATTCTGGAGGGAGAGCTGCAGGACGTCAGGGAGCAGCTGAGGAAGGTGTCCAGTATTTATGAAGAGGCTCAACGGATGACCAGCAAACTGGAG CTGAAGTTCAACGACGCACACGAACTGATCTTAGAGAAAGACTGCATTATTGAAGAGAAGGACGACATTATCAAGCTGGAGACACAAGAGAAAGAAGAGCTGGCCAGAGAAAACCAG AGTCTCATGAGAGACATCGAGGGTCTGCGCAGACTTAACACTGAGCTCCAAGCTTCTCCCCACGTCAAACCACCTCAAGCCCAGCCTGAAGCCAGCTTCCCACCCGGCACTGCTGCAGCCACACCTGAATGGGAGGAGCTGGAGACACCTGAACAGGAGGAGCATCAGTACGAGACCATAG CGAGCATTGCAAACCCAGAGGATGAG CCGTCGCTGGTGTGTCGTCACTGCCAGGAGAGCTTCCCTGGAATAACCCCCGAGGAACTGGAGCAACACGAGCAGAGTCACAGAGTTTGCCCGTTCTGCACGATGATCTGCGACACCATGGAGCAGGCGGTGTTCGAGGATCACGTCTACGGACACGAGCTGTGA
- the calcoco2 gene encoding calcium-binding and coiled-coil domain-containing protein 2 isoform X1: protein MESSTEAADSAAHTFSQVVFTDIPHTYPPSTSVTCCFNLTASFQPNSRDWVGVFKVGWSTTKDYHTFVWVEPCVDVEGQQSVTRQAVFKDYYLPKDENEFYQFCYVDNSGQVRGASTPFCFRNPVDMSLEIIPEDDLLVITTQDQVDQSVREKAELQRELDQKMAENETLRTALKQEQQEAAKWKEQKETDEKEKSQLVKELDQMMNQNKDLNNSLRQQLKENEELMVKMGDQLTEQMQQDQQLEEMQLKKLSDSLSGDGGASDKEKHAQEKYDRAVAKINQLKAEREELRGKVDTQSLEVTTLNSKVREQERELLKIKDSVQLLQVDLQTSEKEKERLQTVACNTDDLKRENQELTRRLSQMEKLQSYPDDDLRGEIQALGGKLHDTQGKLAAEREEARTAKRKAQILEGELQDVREQLRKVSSIYEEAQRMTSKLELKFNDAHELILEKDCIIEEKDDIIKLETQEKEELARENQSLMRDIEGLRRLNTELQASPHVKPPQAQPEASFPPGTAAATPEWEELETPEQEEHQYETIASIANPEDEQPSLVCRHCQESFPGITPEELEQHEQSHRVCPFCTMICDTMEQAVFEDHVYGHEL, encoded by the exons GTTGGGTGGAGCACAACAAAAGACTATCATACCTTCGTGTGGGTGGAGCCATGTGTTGACGTTGAAGGCCAGCAGTCCGTGACAAGGCAAGCTGTTTTTAAGG ATTACTACCTGCCCAAAGATGAGAATGAGTTTTACCAGTTCTGCTACGTGGACAATAGCGGCCAAGTGCGAGGAGCGAGCACCCCGTTCTGTTTCAGAAACCCGGTGGACATGAGCCTGGAGATCATTCCTGAAGACGACCTCCTGGTTATAACAACACAG gaTCAGGTCGATCAGAGCGTACGGGAGAAAGCTGAACTGCAGAGAGAGCTGGATCAGAAAATggctgaaaatgaaaccttaaGAACCGCTCTGAAGCAGGAGCAGCAAGAAGCCGCCAAATGGAAG GAGCAGAAGGAAACGGACGAGAAAGAAAAGAGCCAGCTGGTCAAAGAACTGGATCAAATGATGAATCAGAATAAAGACTtgaataacagcttacggcaaCAGCTGAAGGAAAACGAAGAGTTGatg GTGAAGATGGGCGACCAGCTGACAGAGCAGATGCAGCAGGATCAACAGCTCGAGGAGATGCAGCTGAAAAAACTCAGCGACAGCTTGAGTGGAGACGGAGGAGCGAGCGACAAAGAG aAACACGCTCAGGAGAAATACGACCGCGCCGTGGCAAAGATCAACCAGCTGAAAGCAGAGCGCGAGGAGCTGAGGGGAAAAGTTGACACTCAAAGTTTAGAGGTTACAAC GCTCAACTCCAAAGTCAGAGAACAAGAACGAGAGCtgttgaaaataaaagacagcGTCCAGCTCCTACAG GTGGACCTTCAGACCagtgagaaagagaaggagaggctGCAAACCGTTGCATGTAACACGGACGACCTGAAGAGAGAAAACCAGGAGTTAACTAGGAGACTGTCACAGATGGAGAAGCTGCAGAGCTATCCCGATGACGACCTGAGG GGGGAGATTCAGGCGCTTGGCGGAAAGCTTCATGACACTCAGGGGAAGTTAGCGGCTGAGAGGGAAGAGGCAAGAACCGCAAAGAGGAAGGCGCAGATTCTGGAGGGAGAGCTGCAGGACGTCAGGGAGCAGCTGAGGAAGGTGTCCAGTATTTATGAAGAGGCTCAACGGATGACCAGCAAACTGGAG CTGAAGTTCAACGACGCACACGAACTGATCTTAGAGAAAGACTGCATTATTGAAGAGAAGGACGACATTATCAAGCTGGAGACACAAGAGAAAGAAGAGCTGGCCAGAGAAAACCAG AGTCTCATGAGAGACATCGAGGGTCTGCGCAGACTTAACACTGAGCTCCAAGCTTCTCCCCACGTCAAACCACCTCAAGCCCAGCCTGAAGCCAGCTTCCCACCCGGCACTGCTGCAGCCACACCTGAATGGGAGGAGCTGGAGACACCTGAACAGGAGGAGCATCAGTACGAGACCATAG CGAGCATTGCAAACCCAGAGGATGAG CAGCCGTCGCTGGTGTGTCGTCACTGCCAGGAGAGCTTCCCTGGAATAACCCCCGAGGAACTGGAGCAACACGAGCAGAGTCACAGAGTTTGCCCGTTCTGCACGATGATCTGCGACACCATGGAGCAGGCGGTGTTCGAGGATCACGTCTACGGACACGAGCTGTGA